A genomic window from Corynebacterium fournieri includes:
- a CDS encoding catalase: MTDKNQNPPQDAPEQQGPAAVSPTGCPFHIGASDADPRSQQGEYLTTSQGARLSETSKSLRAGERGPLLVQDHHFREKITHFDHERIPERAVHARGVGAHGTFVANGNASKISKAKVFKKDAETPVFVRFSTVLGSRGSADSVRDTRGWATKFYTEEGNWDLVGNNIPVFFIQDAIKFPDVVHAGKPRPDREIPQAQSAHDTFWDFVGQHTEATHHTLWNMSDRGIPRSLRMMEGFGIHTFRFINDAGETSLVKFHWKPKFGVHSQVWEEAQITGGMDPDFHRRDLYNAIEAGAFPQWDLGVQVFPDTEDQMFEGIDLLDPTKLVPEELAPVEVIGTMTLNKNPRNYFEEVEQVAFCPSHLPPGIDVTADPLLQGRLFSYLDTQISRLGGPNFAQLPINRPQAPVNDNLRDGMHQVASHTGVAPYKPNTLDGGAPSEATEDEGAFIDVPVAVEGEITREHPASFDDHFSQARLFYISLNDVEQEHLTQALSFELGKCYEESVKTRYLEVLAHVDQALAETVADNLGLAHPAKQEVADVTPSEALSQMGGTWPIDGRQIGVLISTELAGDEAAAVGKLVDELSAAGTTPLLVAEKGGTVKLGGKDTPISRTYLTASSIEFDAAVVVNPPATPDVDTMLGEFERHKKAIIAVGETGKQALEAARVPADQPGITVVDSADAAAEPVKELLASHRVWER, encoded by the coding sequence ATGACCGACAAGAACCAAAACCCGCCCCAGGACGCGCCGGAACAGCAGGGCCCGGCCGCCGTGTCCCCCACCGGCTGCCCGTTCCACATCGGCGCCAGCGACGCGGACCCGCGTTCGCAGCAGGGCGAGTACCTGACCACGTCCCAGGGTGCGCGCTTGAGCGAGACTTCGAAGTCCCTGCGCGCCGGCGAGCGCGGCCCGCTGCTAGTGCAGGACCACCACTTCCGCGAGAAGATCACCCACTTCGACCACGAGCGCATCCCGGAGCGCGCCGTCCACGCCCGCGGCGTGGGTGCGCACGGCACGTTCGTAGCCAACGGCAACGCCTCGAAGATTTCCAAGGCCAAGGTGTTCAAGAAGGACGCCGAGACCCCGGTCTTCGTGCGCTTCTCCACCGTGCTGGGCTCGCGCGGCTCCGCCGATTCCGTGCGCGACACCCGCGGCTGGGCCACCAAGTTCTACACCGAAGAGGGCAACTGGGACCTGGTGGGCAACAACATCCCGGTCTTTTTCATCCAGGACGCCATTAAGTTCCCGGACGTCGTCCACGCGGGCAAGCCCCGCCCGGACCGCGAGATCCCCCAGGCTCAGTCCGCACACGACACCTTCTGGGATTTTGTGGGCCAGCACACCGAGGCCACCCACCACACGCTGTGGAACATGTCGGATCGCGGTATCCCGCGCTCGCTGCGCATGATGGAAGGCTTCGGCATCCACACCTTCCGCTTCATCAACGACGCGGGCGAGACCTCCCTGGTGAAGTTCCACTGGAAGCCGAAGTTCGGCGTGCACTCCCAGGTTTGGGAAGAAGCGCAGATCACCGGCGGCATGGACCCGGACTTCCACCGCCGCGACCTCTACAACGCCATCGAGGCCGGCGCTTTCCCGCAGTGGGATCTGGGAGTGCAGGTCTTCCCGGACACTGAGGACCAGATGTTCGAGGGCATTGACCTGCTCGACCCGACCAAGCTGGTGCCGGAGGAGCTCGCTCCGGTGGAGGTCATCGGCACGATGACGCTGAACAAGAACCCGCGCAACTACTTCGAGGAAGTTGAGCAGGTCGCGTTCTGCCCGTCCCACCTGCCTCCGGGTATCGACGTCACCGCCGACCCGCTGCTGCAGGGCCGCCTGTTTTCCTACCTGGACACCCAGATTTCGCGTCTGGGCGGGCCGAACTTTGCGCAGCTGCCGATCAACCGGCCGCAGGCGCCGGTCAATGACAACCTGCGCGACGGCATGCACCAGGTGGCCTCCCACACCGGCGTCGCCCCGTACAAGCCGAACACGCTCGACGGCGGCGCACCGTCCGAGGCGACCGAGGACGAGGGCGCGTTTATCGACGTCCCCGTCGCCGTGGAAGGCGAGATCACTCGCGAGCACCCGGCGTCCTTCGACGACCACTTCTCCCAGGCGCGCCTGTTCTACATCTCCCTGAACGACGTGGAGCAGGAGCACCTGACCCAGGCACTGTCGTTTGAGCTGGGCAAGTGCTACGAGGAGTCCGTGAAGACGCGCTACCTCGAGGTGCTCGCCCACGTGGACCAGGCTCTGGCTGAGACGGTGGCCGACAACCTGGGCCTGGCGCATCCGGCGAAGCAGGAGGTCGCGGACGTCACACCGTCTGAGGCACTGTCCCAGATGGGTGGCACCTGGCCTATCGACGGCCGCCAGATCGGCGTGCTCATCTCCACCGAGCTGGCTGGCGACGAGGCCGCAGCCGTGGGCAAGCTTGTCGACGAGCTCTCCGCCGCCGGCACCACCCCGCTCCTGGTTGCAGAAAAGGGCGGCACAGTGAAGTTGGGCGGAAAGGACACCCCGATCTCGCGCACCTACCTGACCGCAAGCTCCATCGAGTTTGACGCTGCCGTGGTGGTCAACCCGCCGGCGACGCCCGACGTGGACACCATGCTGGGCGAGTTTGAGCGCCACAAGAAGGCCATCATCGCCGTCGGCGAGACAGGCAAGCAGGCGCTCGAGGCCGCGCGCGTTCCCGCAGACCAGCCGGGCATCACTGTCGTCGACTCCGCGGATGCGGCGGCCGAGCCGGTCAAGGAGCTGCTGGCGTCCCACCGCGTTTGGGAGCGCTAG
- a CDS encoding biotin--[acetyl-CoA-carboxylase] ligase — MTVRDIQAIQDAVEQYWPNVRWVESTGSTNADLLKEGAPGTVLIADEQTAGKGRLGRQWVSPKGSQLAMSMVVEVGATPPPFGLLSIAPGVAVTDVVPQAQLKWPNDVQIGGKKIAGILSALDMPRVIVGIGINVAMRREELPVETATALNLEGIEVDFDDFTADILLAMGKRLTQWREGDPQLLEDYRAVCATIGQQVRLEMREGEETVRGMVTGVNDQGEVLIDGAAYSVGDVHHLRPTS, encoded by the coding sequence ATGACTGTGCGCGACATTCAAGCCATCCAGGACGCGGTGGAGCAATACTGGCCGAACGTGCGCTGGGTGGAATCCACCGGCTCTACAAACGCAGACCTGCTCAAAGAAGGTGCACCGGGCACCGTGCTCATCGCCGACGAACAAACCGCGGGGAAGGGGCGCCTGGGCCGCCAGTGGGTCTCGCCGAAAGGTTCCCAGCTGGCCATGAGCATGGTGGTGGAGGTGGGCGCGACCCCGCCGCCGTTCGGGCTGCTGTCCATCGCTCCGGGGGTGGCCGTGACCGACGTGGTGCCGCAGGCGCAGCTGAAGTGGCCCAACGACGTGCAGATAGGCGGCAAGAAGATCGCCGGCATCCTGTCTGCGCTGGACATGCCGCGGGTGATCGTGGGCATCGGCATCAACGTGGCCATGCGGCGCGAAGAGTTGCCGGTGGAGACTGCCACGGCGCTCAACCTCGAGGGCATCGAGGTGGATTTCGACGACTTCACCGCCGACATCCTGCTGGCCATGGGCAAGAGGCTGACCCAGTGGCGCGAGGGCGACCCCCAGCTGCTGGAGGACTACCGCGCGGTGTGCGCCACCATCGGCCAGCAGGTGCGGCTGGAAATGCGCGAGGGGGAAGAGACCGTCCGCGGCATGGTCACCGGGGTCAACGACCAGGGCGAAGTGCTTATCGACGGCGCCGCGTACTCGGTGGGCGACGTCCACCATCTGCGGCCGACGTCCTAG